One window of Acidobacteriota bacterium genomic DNA carries:
- a CDS encoding amidohydrolase family protein encodes MIVDAHLHVWRSAPDHPNPGATIVSPTSDVPVELLRQYMDEHGVDRAVVVQPLYPGEDNSYVADCAAAEPDRLAAVCYVDPRREGADRRLRYWVEERGCRGLRIRPNVPGEDVTFGRPASYPVWEAAQDLGIAVNLLMRMDHVPALAGLAERFPQVPLLIDHMAYPDVTAGTGDPAFQALLALSRYPQVSVKVSGYYYHSRQAWPNRDCHPFFRAFCEAFGADRLIWGSDFPHVLLKCSYASALGLQERFYTELEPAEMAAVMGGNAASAYWPDSGSG; translated from the coding sequence ATGATCGTAGATGCGCACCTCCACGTCTGGCGTTCGGCTCCCGACCACCCCAATCCCGGCGCCACCATCGTCAGTCCGACGTCGGACGTCCCGGTGGAGCTGCTCCGGCAGTACATGGATGAGCACGGTGTGGACCGGGCCGTCGTGGTGCAGCCTCTTTACCCGGGCGAGGACAATTCCTACGTGGCCGACTGCGCCGCCGCGGAACCGGACCGCTTGGCGGCGGTGTGCTACGTGGACCCGCGGCGGGAGGGCGCGGACCGGCGCCTTCGCTACTGGGTCGAGGAACGGGGTTGCCGGGGCCTGAGAATTCGCCCCAACGTTCCCGGCGAGGATGTGACCTTCGGCCGGCCCGCTTCGTATCCGGTCTGGGAAGCCGCCCAGGACCTGGGAATCGCGGTCAACCTGCTCATGAGGATGGACCATGTTCCGGCCCTGGCCGGGTTGGCGGAGCGGTTTCCCCAGGTTCCCCTCCTCATCGATCACATGGCCTATCCCGACGTGACGGCCGGAACGGGCGATCCGGCATTCCAGGCCCTGCTGGCGCTCAGCCGGTATCCTCAGGTATCGGTGAAGGTCAGCGGCTACTACTACCACTCCCGCCAGGCGTGGCCGAACCGGGACTGCCATCCGTTCTTCAGGGCCTTTTGCGAGGCCTTCGGCGCGGATCGGCTGATCTGGGGAAGCGACTTCCCCCACGTTCTGCTCAAGTGCAGCTACGCCAGTGCTTTGGGGCTCCAGGAGCGCTTCTACACGGAACTGGAACCTGCAGAAATGGCCGCCGTCATGGGAGGGAACGCCGCCTCCGCGTACTGGCCGGATTCCGGTTCGGGGTAA